One part of the Rutidosis leptorrhynchoides isolate AG116_Rl617_1_P2 chromosome 1, CSIRO_AGI_Rlap_v1, whole genome shotgun sequence genome encodes these proteins:
- the LOC139844570 gene encoding uncharacterized protein, giving the protein MGLHVRSLTMLIILIWVVWWPKVEAQTPARTLDVLLQDYAFRAFHRPKTGIQYNASPPSNLTGIQIYVLRLRSGSLFTRGVMYREFAIPVGVIGYPYVVRLVLVYQDLGNWSTTYYPLPGYMYLAPVLGLLAYDASNLSAKNLQELEIHASEKPISIEFTQVQSVPAGLVAKCVRFTLNGQINFTNVVSGNKCETYEQGHFSIVVESTSPLPPPVQPPPPSQRHAGGGNGSRVGVIVGSVVGGVALLVLLALLILWVWKFNKRKKMHQMEKAADAGEALHMTTVGNTKAPLATSTRTQPTLETEYVP; this is encoded by the coding sequence ATGGGGCTTCATGTTCGAAGTCTCACGATGCTTATTATATTGATTTGGGTTGTTTGGTGGCCAAAAGTTGAAGCTCAAACACCTGCTAGAACACTTGATGTTCTTCTTCAAGACTATGCTTTCCGTGCATTCCATCGACCAAAAACTGGCATTCAGTACAATGCATCTCCCCCTTCAAATTTAACTGGTATTCAGATATATGTGTTGAGGTTACGTAGTGGTAGTTTGTTTACTAGAGGTGTTATGTACAGAGAATTTGCCATCCCAGTTGGGGTAATAGGATATCCTTATGTCGTCAGGCTCGTTTTGGTCTATCAAGATCTCGGGAATTGGTCTACGACATATTACCCTTTACCTGGCTACATGTATCTAGCTCCTGTATTGGGTCTTCTTGCTTATGATGCTTCAAATCTATCCGCTAAAAACCTGCAAGAGTTGGAAATCCATGCTTCTGAAAAACCTATTTCAATTGAGTTCACACAAGTACAATCAGTGCCTGCTGGTTTGGTTGCTAAATGTGTGCGGTTTACTTTAAATGGTCAGATAAATTTCACCAATGTGGTGTCTGGGAACAAGTGTGAGACTTATGAACAAGGGCATTTCTCTATCGTAGTTGAATCCACCTCCCCTTTGCCTCCACCGGTGCAGCCACCACCTCCGTCACAACGTCATGCGGGTGGCGGCAACGGTTCTAGGGTCGGGGTTATTGTTGGGTCTGTAGTTGGTGGAGTTGCATTGTTAGTTTTGTTGGCATTGTTGATATTGTGGGTATGGAAGTTTAATAAGAGGAAGAAAATGCATCAAATGGAAAAGGCTGCAGATGCTGGTGAAGCACTGCATATGACAACAGTTGGGAACACGAAAGCGCCATTAGCTACATCGACTAGAACACAGCCAACGTTGGAAACAGAATACGTCCCTTGA